DNA from Brassica napus cultivar Da-Ae chromosome C4, Da-Ae, whole genome shotgun sequence:
ATGCATTTTACAATATCGAAGTCTATTGTTActagttttattattcttttattCTGTTCAACATCTAGAGTTATTCAGACGttgaaaaatagtatttttaatcAGTTCTGTAATTCTATTATAATCTAATGTTATTAGGATATTAATtcttaatatttcatttatagTGGTAGGGATTTCTTTTAGAGTTGACTAATCTTCAGCAAGATTCTAAGCATATACCACAAGTAGATTATTAATAGTAATCTAACAGACTCGTTGCACATACCACACAAGAACACACTAAGGACTTTCAGTAGGCACTTATAAGATTgattagattcaatgaaaatagTACCTAATCAAGTCTGGAGGTTACCTAACTTCATAGGCAGTATTCATTtaactaaaactaaatataactaTACCGAATTATCCCCTTACCCAAAAATAGTAACGGAGAAGCAAGAGACAGAAAATGTAAACAACCTGCAGCTGATGCCTCAACAATATCTTCCATGGAATCCCTGACGTGAAGAGCAAGTCTTGTGCGGTAATGAGGATGAGTTTGGTAGAAATCGGACAACGACATGTTAATTGAAGTGAGGCAGATCTTGGAAAAGTTTGTTTTGAGATCAATAACTACTCCTACTTTTATTTCATCACTAGTTGTGTTTTGTCCTAAACCAGCATCCATCACCACAAATCCCCAAAGGAACGGAACAAAGTAACTAAGAAAGGTGTTACGAGTTTTTGTAGTGTTGTTTGTCATCATCACAAGATTTGAGGACACGGATAATTATGTGATTCTTTAACTTCCCTTTtctgttatatatatagaggAATGAATTGGTTTGGAAGAGTCTTGAACCCAAAATTGGTTCTAAAAGAAGAAGTCTTAaagaattattattaaaaacattagTGTTAACCCTTGTTCTTCTGAAACTCGCTGGGCGCTACGCGTGCGGTGCACCCGGGCCTAGCAATTTATTGGAAAAGCGGGAAAAAATCGGGAAGTACACGGGGaggaattttttgtatttttatatttataatacttCATTTATACGTATATTATCATACTCTAGTGGTTTGGTCATTAGTATGGCATGAACTATCATGGGTTCGAGGTGATCAGAGTGTTATTTACTTTCAATGTTTTTAGTAAATTGTATTAAAAAAGTATATGTAGAGCGATACAAAGATTGTACTGTGATCTAGTGGTTTAGGTGTTTTAATATGCTTATTTACTCACGGGTTCGAAGGTAGGTAGAGGTTAATTTTTCTAATTGTAAGTCAATGCGAAATTACTATAATGCCATCGTCCCCTTCTTCTCACCTCTCTCTGTCGAACAGAAACCCAATTTTTCCACtttacctttaaaaaaaaaaaattcttaacatTTTTCACTGGTTTGATGATGTTTTTAACCTGATTACTCTAGATTCTCAactaaacatttatttttgtacttgaaaattaattaaaagtgAGTTTTccgttgattttttttaaaaaagttgaaTCGTGATGTTAATTACACGGACGTGTTTCGTTATAATTCGTTCTAGGCGGCTAAAACATGGAAACTATACGGCTACCCCCTAATGCTANNNNNNNNNNNNNNNNNNNNNNNNNNNNNNNNNNNNNNNNNNNNNNNNNNNNNNNNNNNNNNNNNNNNNNNNNNNNNNNNNNNNNNNNNNNNNNNNNNNNTTCATCAGTTGGATATCTCAAACGCCTTCCTTAATGGGGATTTACATGAGGAGATTTATATGAAGTTACCTCCAGGATATGCTGATCGTAAGGGGGACTCTCTTCCTCCTAACCCTGtttgtaaacttcaaaagtcTCTCTATGGCCTCAAGCAAGCTTCACGTCAGTGGTTTCTTAAATTCTCTACTACTTTGACATCTTTGGGCTTCATACAGACACATTCTGATCACACGTGTTTCATCAAGATCACGGATGCTCTTTTCCTCTGCGTCATTGTCTATGTCGATGATATTGTTATTGTCAGCAATACTGATTCTGAGGTGGATTTGTTAAAGCAACAGCTAAAGCACCATTTCAAGCTCCGTGACTTGGGTCCgatgaagtacttccttggcTTGGAAATAGCTAGATCATCAGATGGAATTCATGTCTGTCAACGAAAATATGCTTTAGATTTACTTGATGAGACAGGTCTTCTTGGCTGCAAACCATCAAGCGTTCCAATGGATCCTTCTATTAAATTCTCTAAAGAAGAAGGTGGTGCTCTAGTTGACGCTGAGGCATATCGATGTCTTATTGGTCGTCTCATGTATCTTCAAATCACGAGACCCGACATCACCTTTGCTGTGAACAAGCTTAGTCAGTTCTCTTGTGCTCCACGTCAGAGTCATCTCACAGCGGTGCTCAAGATTCTGCATTACATCAAAGGAACCGTTGGTCAAGGTCTGTTTTATTCCTCTAAAGCTGAACTTCAAATACAAGCATTTGCTGATGCTGATTGGGGATCGTGTCAAGACACTCGAAGATCAACCTCGGGTCATTGCATATCTCTTGGTACATCTCTTATCACTTGGAAGTCGAAGAAACAACAGGTGGTTTCGAAAAGTACCGCAGAAGCTGAATATCGGAGTCTCTCTGTTGTTACTGATGAGATTCTCTGGCTTACGAACTTTCTTAAGGAGCTGCGTATTCCCTTGTCCAAGTCCACACTGTTGTTCTGTGACAACACAGCTGCGATTCACATCGCGCATAATACTGTGTTTCATGAACGTACTAAGAACGTTGAGATTGACTGCTATAATGTTCGTGACTGGTTAGTTGCAGGTTTGTTTAAACTTCTTCATGTACGGACTGACTTGCAGCTAGCTGACCCGTTTACAAAGCCTCTTTACCCTGCTCAGTTCAAGCGGTTGTTTGGCAAGATGGGTCTACTGAACATTTTCGTCCCATCTTGAGGGGGACTATTATAGTATATAGAGTCTTTGTAAATATGTTTTACGTATATTGTCCTGTACAGTTAGTTGGATACAGTATATATACTCAAGTGTACAGTCAGTTTTAATTAATGAGAATTATGTTATTTTACTAATAACTTTCAAGATAGCCCTTGAGACATCTCCTGTCATAGGCGAGTTCTTAGGGAATGCCTACACATAAGCgagcaataaaaataaaatactgatGTTTTTGTTGccaattttgtaaattaataaaaataaatattaaggaACTTACAAAGCCAAAACCAGCagtcttagagcatcattaacggGGGTTCTTAGGACGGGgctcttagcggaatataagaacccgactcttaatttttaactgaaAATGCTAAGAGtcggctcttaaataagagatttaaGAGCCGACTCTTAACTTTttcagttaaaagttaagagtcgGATTCTTATATTCTGCTAAGAACCATGTACTAAGAACCCTGAGTTAATGATGGTCTTAAAGGAAGGTTTAAAACCAGCCGTCTTGAAGGAAGGTTCAACCATTGCATATTTGAAGCAGTTTTCAGAAACGATATCCTTAAGGTAGGGCACATCGTCAAAAGCTGCTGCAATACCACCTTTTGATGTCCCTTTGGACAATAGATCGTCGCATTCTTCGGCAGAACCAAAAGGCTTGAGCTGTGATTCAAAAAATTTCAGACCTAGCAGAATATCTTTAACGAAACCGCCCTGTTGGTACCCTACAGACTCCCCACTTCTGATGAGATCTTCCACATTTGTGGCTGTTGGAAGCAAACTTTGTACCGTCAGAAATGAGGTGAGACTCGCTGTGTAACTCTGAGTTAGCACAAGCACCACAAAGCACCAGACGACCACCACAAACCTTGCTAAATTGCTCACTACCTTCTCACCTATCACACGCACAATTTCACCATATCACTACAATACTGTTtcttgttaaaaaatatttatataaatcgtAATaaagtttaacatatgttatacATGGATTATTGATAAGTGTAACA
Protein-coding regions in this window:
- the LOC125586184 gene encoding uncharacterized mitochondrial protein AtMg00810-like, producing the protein MKLPPGYADRKGDSLPPNPVCKLQKSLYGLKQASRQWFLKFSTTLTSLGFIQTHSDHTCFIKITDALFLCVIVYVDDIVIVSNTDSEVDLLKQQLKHHFKLRDLGPMKYFLGLEIARSSDGIHVCQRKYALDLLDETGLLGCKPSSVPMDPSIKFSKEEGGALVDAEAYRCLIGRLMYLQITRPDITFAVNKLSQFSCAPRQSHLTAVLKILHYIKGTVGQGLFYSSKAELQIQAFADADWGSCQDTRRSTSGHCISLGTSLITWKSKKQQVVSKSTAEAEYRSLSVVTDEILWLTNFLKELRIPLSKSTLLFCDNTAAIHIAHNTVFHERTKNVEIDCYNVRDWLVAGLFKLLHVRTDLQLADPFTKPLYPAQFKRLFGKMGLLNIFVPS